In Gossypium raimondii isolate GPD5lz chromosome 12, ASM2569854v1, whole genome shotgun sequence, a single window of DNA contains:
- the LOC105762936 gene encoding rac-like GTP-binding protein ARAC3 encodes MSASRFIKCVTVGDGAVGKTCLLISYTSNTFPTDYVPTVFDNFSANVVVDGNTVNLGLWDTAGQEDYNRLRPLSYRGADVFLLAFSLISKASYENVAKKWIPELRHYAPGVPIILVGTKLDLREDKQFFIDHPGAVPITTAQGEELRKLIGAPFYIECSSKTQQNVKAVFDAAIKVVLQPPKKKKKKKRKAQKACSIL; translated from the exons ATGAGTGCTTCCAGGTTCATAAAATGCGTCACGGTCGGTGACGGTGCCGTCGGCAAGACTTGCCTGCTCATTTCCTACACCAGCAATACTTTCCCTACC GATTATGTGCCAACTGTCTTTGACAACTTTAGTGCTAATGTGGTAGTGGATGGGAACACTGTTAATCTGGGATTGTGGGATACTGCTG GACAGGAAGATTACAATAGATTAAGACCATTGAGCTATCGTGGAGCAGATGTCTTCTTGCTGGCATTCTCTCTCATTAGCAAAGCTAGCTATGAAAATGTTGCTAAGAAA TGGATTCCAGAATTGAGACATTATGCACCCGGTGTTCCAATTATTCTTGTTGGGACTAAGCTTG ATCTTCGAGAAGATAAACAGTTCTTCATAGATCACCCTGGTGCAGTGCCCATTACCACAGCACAG GGTGAGGAATTGAGAAAGCTAATTGGAGCACCTTTTTACATTGAGTGTAGTTCAAAAACACAACAG AATGTGAAAGCGGTCTTTGATGCGGCCATCAAAGTAGTTCTCCAGCctccaaagaagaagaagaaaaagaagagaaaggcACAAAAAGCCTGCTCAATATTGTGA
- the LOC105762937 gene encoding ubiquitin-conjugating enzyme E2 10 produces MASKRILKELKDLQRDPPTSCSAGPVAEDMFHWQATIIGPNDSPYAGGVFLVTIHFPPDYPFKPPKVAFRTKVYHPNINSNGNICLDILKEQWSPALTISKVLLSICSLLTDPNPDDPLVPEIAHLCKTDKFKYESTARNWTQKYAMG; encoded by the exons ATGGCGTCGAAAAGAATACTGAAGGAGCTGAAGGATTTGCAGAGAGATCCACCAACGTCATGCAGTGCAG GACCCGTGGCTGAGGATATGTTCCATTGGCAAGCAACCATCATTGGTCCAAACGATAGTCCCTATGCTGGTGGTGTTTTTCTTGTAACCATTCATTTCCCACCTGATTATCCATTTAAACCTCCCAAG GTTGCCTTCAGGACCAAGGTTTACCATCCCAACATAAACAGCAATGGCAATATCTGCTTAGACATTCTCAAAGAGCAATGGAGTCCTGCACTCACCATATCTAAG GTTTTGCTGTCAATATGTTCACTGCTAACAGACCCAAATCCTGATGATCCTCTAGTTCCGGAGATTGCTCATTTGTGCAAAACTGACAAATTCAAGTACGAATCAACAGCTCGAAACTGGACCCAGAAGTATGCTATGGGCTGA